Proteins found in one Sorghum bicolor cultivar BTx623 chromosome 1, Sorghum_bicolor_NCBIv3, whole genome shotgun sequence genomic segment:
- the LOC8084128 gene encoding indole-3-acetaldehyde oxidase: MGKEAAAAALSSTTTVVLAVNGKRYEAAGVDPSMSLLEFLRTQTPVRGPKLGCGEGGCGACVVLISKYDPATDEATEFSASSCLTLLHSVDRCSVITSEGIGNTKDGYHPVQKRLAGFHASQCGFCTPGMCMSIFSALVKADKKDGRPNPQAGFSKLTTKEAEKAVSGNLCRCTGYRPIVDACKSFASDVDLEDLGLNCFWKKGDEPAEVSKLPGYNSGAICTFPEFLKSEIKSTLKQANDVPVAVSDDGWYHPKSIEELHRLFDSNWFDENSVKIVASNTGSGVYKDQDLYDKYIDIKGIPELSVINRSSEGIELGSVVSISKAIEVLLDGSLVFRKIADHLNKVASPFVRNTATIGGNIIMAQRLPFASDIATVLLAAGSKVTIQVASKRLCFTLEEFLQQPPCDYRTLLLSIFIPEWGSDDVTFETFRAAPRPLGNAVSYVNSAFLARTSVDAASRDHLVDDICLVFGAYGADHAIRARKVEDYLKGKTVSSSVILEAVRLLKEIVKPSEGTTHPEYRISLAVSFLFTFLSSLANSLNESARVNDPNGSYNNGDTNGTIEHSPEKQLKLDSNDLPIRSRQEIFFTDEYKPVGKPIKKAGAEIQASGEAVYVDDIPAPKDCLYGAFIYSTHPHAHVKAINFKPSLASQKVITVITAKDIPSGGQNVGYSYPMLGEEALFADPVAEFAGQKIGVVIAQTQKYAYMAAKQAVIEYSTENLQPPILTIEDAIQRSSYFETLPFLAPKPVGDYNQGMSEADHKILSAEVKIESQYYFYMETQVALAIPDEDNCITIYSSTQLPEVTQNVVAKCLGIPFHNVRIITRRVGGGFGGKGFKGMPVACACAVAAFKLQRPVRMYLDRKTDMIMAGGRHPMKVKYSVGFKSDGKITALHLDLGINAGISPDMSPIIAAPIIGALKKYNWGNLAFDTKVCKTNVSSKSAVRAPGDAQGSFIAEAIIEHVASALSVSTNTIRRKNLHDFESLVVFYGDSAGEASTYSLVTMFDKLASSPEYQHRAAMVEHFNRSNKWKKRGISCVPVTYGVRLQPAPGKVSIMNDGSIAVEVGGVEIGQGLWTKVKQMTAFGLGQLCPDGGESLLDKVRVIQADTLSMIQGGVTGGSTTSETSCEAVRQSCVALVERLKPIKENLEAKAGTVEWSALIAQASMASVNLSAHAYWTPDPTFTSYLNYGAGVSEVEIDVLTGATTILRSDLVYDCGQSLNPAVDLGQVEGAFIQGVGFFTNEEYATNSDGLVIHDGTWTYKIPTVDTIPKEFNVELIKSARDQKRVLSSKASGEPPLLLASSVHCAMREAIRAARKEFSVCTGPANSPITFQMDVPATMPVVKELCGLDIVERYLESVSAASPTTTAKA; this comes from the exons ATGGGGAAggaggcggcggcagcagcgttgtcgtcgacgacgacggtgGTGCTGGCCGTGAACGGCAAGCGGTACGAGGCGGCCGGCGTCGACCCGTCGATGTCGCTGCTGGAGTTCCTGCGCACCCAGACGCCCGTCAGAGGCCCCAAGCTCGGCTGCGGCGAAG GTGGCTGCGGTGCATGCGTGGTCCTCATCTCCAAGTACGACCCGGCCACCGACGAGGCGACCGAGTTCTCGGCAAGCTCCTGTCTGACGCTGCTCCACAGCGTGGACCGTTGCTCGGTGATCACCAGTGAGGGCATCGGCAACACCAAGGATGGTTACCACCCCGTGCAGAAGCGCCTGGCTGGCTTCCACGCCTCTCAGTGTGGCTTCTGCACGCCTGGCATGTGCATGTCCATCTTCTCCGCTCTCGTTAAGGCCGACAAGAAAGATGGCCGCCCCAACCCACAAGCAGGCTTCTCCAAGCTGACCACCAAAGAGGCTGAGAAGGCAGTCTCAGGCAACCTTTGCCGCTGCACTGGCTACAGGCCCATCGTCGACGCCTGCAAAAGCTTTGCCTCTGATGTTGACCTCGAGGACCTGGGCCTCAACTGCTTCTGGAAGAAGGGTGACGAACCGGCAGAAGTCAGCAAGCTGCCCGGCTACAACAGTGGTGCCATCTGCACTTTTCCAGAGTTCCTCAAATCTGAGATCAAGTCCACTCTGAAGCAGGCGAATGATGTTCCAGTTGCAGTCTCTGATGACGGCTGGTACCATCCTAAGAGCATTGAAGAGCTCCACAGGTTGTTTGATTCCAACTGGTTTGATGAAAATTCTGTGAAGATTGTGGCTTCAAACACTGGGTCTGGAGTGTACAAGGATCAGGACCTCTATGACAAGTACATTGACATCAAAGGAATCCCAGAGCTTTCAGTCATCAACAGAAGCAGCGAAGGAATTGAGCTTGGATCAGTCGTGTCCATCTCTAAAGCTATTGAGGTGCTGTTAGATGGAAGTttggtcttcagaaagattgcTGATCACCTAAACAAAGTGGCTTCACCGTTTGTTCGGAACACTGCAACCATAGGTGGAAACATAATCATGGCACAAAGGTTGCCATTCGCATCAGACATTGCAACTGTACTACTAGCTGCAGGTTCGAAAGTCACAATCCAGGTTGCTTCAAAAAGGTTGTGCTTCACTCTGGAGGAGTTCCTGCAGCAGCCTCCATGTGATTATAGGACCCTGCTGCTGAGCATATTTATCCCAGAATGGGGTTCAGatgatgtcacctttgagactTTCCGAGCAGCACCTCGTCCACTTGGCAATGCTGTCTCATATGTCAATTCAGCTTTCTTGGCAAGGACTTCAGTAGATGCAGCATCAAGGGACCATCTCGTTGATGATATATGTCTAGTGTTTGGTGCGTATGGAGCCGATCATGCTATTAGAGCTAGGAAAGTTGAGGATTACCTGAAGGGCAAAACAGTGAGCTCGTCTGTTATACTTGAAGCTGTTCGGTTGCTTAAAGAGATTGTTAAACCATCAGAAGGCACAACACATCCTGAGTATAGAATCAGCTTGGCTGTCAGTTTCTTGTTTACCTTCCTATCCTCCCTTGCCAATAGCTTGAATGAATCTGCAAGGGTTAATGATCCCAATGGTTCTTATAATAATGGAGACACAAACGGCACCATTGAGCACTCACCAGAGAAGCAACTTAAGTTGGACAGCAATGATTTGCCAATACGATCAAGACAAGAAATATTTTTCACTGATGAATACAAGCCAGTTGGCAAACCAATTAAGAAAGCCGGGGCAGAGATCCAAGCTTCAG GGGAAGCTGTGTACGTTGATGATATTCCTGCTCCCAAAGATTGCCTCTATGGAGCATTTATCTATAGCACACACCCTCATGCCCATGTAAAGGCTATCAACTTTAAACCATCTTTAGCTTCTCAGAAGGTCATCACAGTTATCACTGCAAAGGATATTCCCAGCGGTGGACAAAATGTTGGTTACAGCTACCCAATGTTGGGAGAAGAAGCACTTTTTGCAGATCCAGTTGCTGAGTTTGCTGGTCAAAAAATCGGTGTTGTG ATTGCTCAAACACAGAAGTATGCCTACATGGCGGCAAAGCAAGCCGTCATTGAGTATAGCACAGAAAATCTGCAGCCACCAATTCTGACAATAGAAGATGCAATCCAACGAAGCAGCTACTTCGAAACCCTCCCATTTTTAGCTCCAAAGCCAGTTGGTGATTACAACCAAGGGATGTCTGAAGCTGATCACAAGATTTTATCAGCAGAG GTAAAAATTGAATCCCAATACTATTTCTACATGGAGACACAAGTGGCACTAGCTATTCCTGATGAAGATAACTGTATAACCATCTATTCATCGACACAATTACCCGAGGTCACACAAAATGTGGTTGCAAAGTGCCTTGGCATTCCATTTCATAATGTCCGCATCATCACCAGAAGGGTCGGAGGAGGCTTTGGTGGAAAGGGATTCAAAGGAATGCCT GTCGCATGTGCATGTGCGGTTGCTGCATTCAAGCTACAGCGTCCAGTTCGGATGTACCTCGATCGCAAGACAGACATGATAATGGCAGGCGGTCGGCATCCTATGAAGGTGAAGTACTCCGTTGGGTTCAAGTCAGATGGCAAGATCACAGCCTTGCACCTTGATCTTGGGATCAATGCTGGAATATCCCCGGATATGAGTCCAATCATCGCAGCACCTATTATAGGTGCTCTCAAAAAGTACAATTGGGGCAATCTTGCATTTGACACCAAGGTCTGCAAGACAAATGTTTCATCAAAATCGGCAGTGAGGGCTCCTGGAGATGCACAGGGCTCTTTCATCGCTGAAGCCATTATTGAGCATGTTGCCTCGGCACTTTCAGTCAGCACTAACACCATAAGGAGAAAGAACCTTCATGATTTTGAGAGCCTTGTGGTGTTCTACGGAGATAGTGCAGGTGAAGCTTCTACATACAGCCTTGTTACCATGTTCGATAAGTTGGCCTCCTCTCCAGAATACCAACACCGAGCTGCAATGGTGGAGCACTTCAACAGAagcaacaagtggaagaagcgtGGCATTTCTTGTGTGCCAGTTACATATGGGGTGCGGCTTCAGCCAGCTCCAGGCAAGGTGTCTATCATGAATGATGGTTCCATTGCTGTTGAGGTTGGAGGGGTTGAGATAGGCCAAGGGTTGTGGACAAAAGTGAAGCAGATGACTGCATTTGGATTGGGACAGTTGTGTCCTGATGGCGGCGAAAGCCTCCTGGACAAGGTGCGGGTCATACAGGCCGACACATTGAGCATGATCCAGGGAGGGGTCACCGGTGGGAGCACCACTTCTGAAACTAGCTGTGAAGCAGTTCGACAGTCGTGTGTTGCGCTCGTCGAGAGGCTGAAGCCAATCAAGGAGAATCTGGAGGCTAAGGCTGGCACAGTGGAATGGAGTGCCTTGATTGCTCAG GCAAGTATGGCGAGTGTGAACTTATCTGCGCATGCATACTGGACCCCTGATCCAACTTTCACAAGCTATTTGAATTATGGAGCTGGCGTTAGTGAG GTGGAAATTGATGTCCTGACAGGAGCAACAACAATTCTAAGGAGTGACCTTGTCTACGATTGCGGGCAAAGCTTGAACCCTGCTGTCGATTTGGGCCAG GTGGAAGGTGCATTCATCCAAGGAGTAGGCTTCTTCACAAACGAGGAGTACGCAACCAACTCTGACGGGTTGGTTATCCACGATGGCACATGGACATACAAGATCCCCACTGTCGACACCATCCCAAAGGAGTTCAATGTTGAGCTAATCAAGAGCGCCCGTGACCAGAAGCGTGTCCTCTCTTCCAAAG CATCGGGTGAGCCGCCACTTCTTCTAGCTTCATCGGTGCACTGTGCAATGAGGGAGGCCATCAGGGCCGCCAGGAAGGAATTCTCGGTCTGCACTGGTCCAGCGAACTCCCCCATCACGTTCCAGATGGACGTGCCGGCGACGATGCCTGTCGTCAAGGAGCTCTGCGGCCTGGATATTGTGGAGAGGTACCTGGAGAGCGTGTCCGCTGCCAGCCCAACAACCACTGCGAAAGCATAA